The genomic region gttgaaaggtcatgcatctctttggtgggagtgtTTGcgggttgatagatagagaagaggtaaagagaagatcaggacatgggattagatggttgttaagttgaaatcaaaatttatgccagctgattatcaagtgaatttgtttcgaaagttgcagaatttgagacagaaggaatctagtgtgaaggagtgcaccgaggcattttacaagttgaatatcagatctggacatgttgatggtgaagttgaacaagttgcaagatatttgaatggattgtgggtgtctatacaagatgaactcggttTGATTAAATTGTAGAGTGTCGAAGTAGCTTTCCAGTATGCCCTGaagcagaggtggaaggttttccagaggaagatttcaaggaggaagaggatataccagaggtagaggaacctgtatggattagaacaaggacaaggaagtgagaaaagaaggtaattcatagcagaaagatgatagaaatttctatcggaggagagaaccagatgactaccggaatgagaattttggaaaagatgacaaaagataagacaagagagtgtttagaggaactttctataagtgtggaggagaaggacatcatgctttcgagtgtaagaagacggAGAATACCGGAAGAACAACAGTGGTGGAAGgaaaccccaccagatcagctaataaactggaagatggagaactattgatgatgaggagagctttgtgtcataccaggagagatgaatagcccttgcagaggaataatttgttcaaggccagatgtaaggtatccgataagtgttgtaaagttatcattgatagtggtagttcagataatcttgtttcagaagagatggtgaataagttgaatttggaaatattgaaacaccctaagccttattagatagcatgaattcaggatgatcataagttgttagtaggtgagcaatgtttggtgaaattgaaaattgggaattatcacgatgaagtcttgtgtgatattatgcctgtggatatttgtcatcttttgttgggtagaccttggtagtttgatagacaggcaatacatgatgggaggaagaatacatacactattgtgaccaatgggatgaaacaaaccttgttgcccttggaagagcctttgaagagtgaagtctgtacgaatgctagaatttgtttggtggatggaagggaattcctagatggaatgagacatgagaatgtgtgtttttccttagttcctaagaagactgagaacctaaagtatgaagaagaacaaccagaagagataaaagatttgctgacaaagtatgaagatatcatttcaaataatgtgcttgatggattaccacccgtgagaagtatcaatcattgcatggacttggttcacagagctagtttgcctaacaaagttgcacatcggatgacactgatagagaatgaagagttgaatagacaagtgcaggagctgttgaagaaagatttgatcagagaaagtttgagtccttgtgcagtaccaatagtattagcacctaagaagaatggagaatggagaatgtgtaccgattccagagcaataaacaagatcacaatgaaataacggtttccttttcctaggatggatgacataatggactgtttaagcggagccaaatactttacaaagatggaCTGTGTAAACAGTTTTCATTatataattcatttagttctgcattgcctccatcatatctttgtgtttccgttgtgtttactcttgttgaccgaccCAAATTGATCTCttcgaggtccctcctaactggtgactacaTCAAAATGTGTGACAAAGTTATAGATTTTTGGCTAGAGAAATGAATAGCTACAATTTATTCACTTTATTTAGAAATTTGACTTtgtttttttactttttaaatttaaaataattttgatttcaTCTTTAAATTGTTTTGAATGgctttttctttatttaatttaggaatgtGCAAGCATAAATCAAGGAATTAAACTTGATGAGGAAGAGATTGTACAATGatcgaattaattaattaattaattaggtgtatATGGATTTAGTAggaattgaataattaattaaaatcataACTTAATTAGTTATTATGAAATGATGTTGATAGTTAaaatgagattaattaattaaattaattaatcaatatggaTTTAATTAAGAATCATTTAACTAATAtggatttaattaatttttcaagttTAGTataacttattttaatcatttggtaCATCCTTTACTTCAACATGTTCAATAAAGAAAGGAATTGTCCTTACCAACTTTAAAAGCCAAACATGTTTCATGTTTTCCTTTTTATTTCTACATAATGAAATAAAAATGTTTAACTTTCTTaacttcaaaaaatatataaaatttttaacaaatgaaaaattatatatCTCCAAATTTATTCGacttttaatttatatataaaaaaaaattctatatttaatatatttgaaatttatttaaaagaatataAATTAATACTATATAAACATACTTCAAaagttcattttatttattttccatgaTCAAGAAGAGAATATTGGTTTCAAAATACATTTGGTTTAATAGTGAAAAACTAAATCCATGTTTTATAGATACTCAGATGAAAATCTTCtacaatacaaaaataaaaatgaaaaaacagAATATTAAATTATACATATTGTTAAGAAAGAATATTAAATTCCTTCCCCAAATCAATTTCCTTGGAACATTGAAAAAATTAACAATATAAAATGCCAATACGTGTTAATCAAACAGCAGTACAACAATTGCAGTCGAGAGCAGAAGAAGTGCAGGTTGCTTAATTTGATCAAATGGAAGCCTCGAAGATTTGCAATGCCAAGTATGAAaattagattatattattaaaattGTTATATTTGTATTTATTGGGAGTGTAATTTTGTTTCTTTTGTTCAATGCTTTTCCTTCACAGGGCTGAAGAGAACATCACCTATTTTGTGGGCACCGATCTCATTTCAGAGGCTTGGAATGCATGCCAAAATGCTTACAAGTCCAGAGACTtctataaaattgaatataaaaacgTTTTAATTATCGCATTTAGTGGTGCTCCAAATTCAAGAGATTATGTCACTGACAATGACTTTGATGAATgcgatataaattataattttaatgATGAATTCAACTGTCTGGTAGACGGTGATTCAGAAAACCCAAAGCCAGCTATGGTACGAAAAGCGTTTTTGGACAGATTTCTTTGCATGCTGCGATCATCTAACCTCAAGACTAAGGTTAGTATTACATCTaactatttcaaatttttgaagaccATGATTGTTGAACATTGGGAGAAATTGTCCTCATATATTTTACACGATATTTTGAATGAATTATTTTGTTTAAATTGGTTtgttttgtaatttatttaatggATTGAATTTTAATCTTTTTTTGAAAGTTCTAATATCAAATTAAGTAAAAATCTAGATTTTACATATTAAAATACATCAGATTTGtaatcaaattttttttgtttgaattttattTAGTGCTAATGTTTTAACCAATCACaaaattcaatttgagaaatgaatattaaatatctaTGAAATATTTACAATATTCAAGGAATCATTTTGAACAAATTATGTAATCATAGATCTCCCTCTCCCTAACAATCTCTCTTTCACTTCCTCTCTCTCCCTAACTCTCCCTCACACTCTTTCCtccccctctttccctctctctttctcttcctttcaTCATCTCTCCCTCCCTaactctcttcctcttcctttcccACCTTTGTGTCTTCTTTTCACCATCTCCTCTTTTATTATTTCCTCTGCCTCTTCCCCTTCTCGCCCTCTCTAGCCCTCCCTCCTTCACAACCTTTGTCTTCTTTCACCATCTTTTTCTTGCTCCCtccttaaatattttttaattatttaactaatttttcAAGTGAAAAATCTAGGTATAAGAGATAGTTCCACAATCTATCAATAGTTTTTTATTAGGTAAGTATGGATTTTGAAAGGGCTTTGATCCTTTTTACAAAAGAGAAAGATTAAGCTTAACAGAACACGGAACAACAACAAAGGACACAACAACATTAAATAAGAACAATCTACCAATAATTGTGTCTTCTTACTTTCTATCATTAAAATAATTCAGATATTACaaattgaaaattgaacttgttaaactattattactattattgaaagttaaaaagaacataaTAACACTACATAAACTGACATGTACAACATAAAACATTGCGCCCACCAGATTTCCTAAAATTTCCTCTTTTAACATCTATATTAATCTTCTGAATCGTCAGACAGTGATTTTCCCCTCAGAAAATCTTTTATACTGTAAAACTTTCtagaaatatttaaaaaaacaCTTATCATTTAGGCTTTACATCTTTGGATAAGAAGTATACCTCTTAGTGTCGTTTGTATAACTTTTGAGCTCTTTCTATTTTGGGCCCAGAGACGTATTCGTAATGTATGCATATGCTTTTGGAGTGCAAAGAAGACCTATTCGTAATGGATGCATATGCTTTTGGAATACATCTCTGCAAGCAGTGCATGCATAGGCCATAGGCTGAGGCCATTGGATCATTGCAAGCCTTTCCTAAAAACATTCGTGTAGCTTTCCCAGGGAGACCCCTTGATTTATTACAACATACTCTTTTCAATAAACATTGTCAAAGAACACTAATGGTTTTCCTGTCActtgaaaataaaaacaaaccatgGTAGAAAATTGCAGTCCTACATATTACAGAGACGTATGAAATGGATTTGGCATAAAATCCTGTTGATTATAGTTAACATGAATCGAACCCCATCCCATTGAGAAGCCCTCAATACTAACATTGGTATTCTCTGTTTAGAGTTAACAGCCCAGATGATGAGCAACTAGTTATTGAGCTTAGTTATCCTTTGTTTTCTTGGCAAAATAAGTTTTGATTTCCTCCAGTTTGCCATTTTGCCGTAAACTTCTCCTTGAGAGAGGGTACAATAAACCAAAATCTCTGATCGGTGTTCTGGTGTGGAAGGTCTGCTTGAGGGAGGCTATAACATATCAAAAAATTGGTTAAGTTCCTCAGCCACCCCTCAGTTTTTGATATTTCAAGTCAAATTATGGAGGTTCAGTAGATCAGAAAGTTGTGAGCGCCTCACCAAACACTTGATTTGGGGTTTTTGCTGATTTTGAGTCCAATTATTAAAACTTGCTTTAGAAAGCCTATAACGAATCAAAAATTGACAGTGCCTCACCCAACAGCCAGTTTTACATTTTCTTGTGGATTTGCATCACAagtatattgatttattttaggaATTCTTGATCTTTAATTAACATGATTCATACAATTATAGAACTTCAGTTTCTCTGCTAATAGAAGCTCTTTCATAAATACATTCTAAAACAAACTTCTAAGCACTTCTCTTGTCATTTTgtttaatttttgttgtttataatcCTAACAAAGCATAACCGTGCAGATTCTCGAATTTCagaaagatattgttgagaagaaAACTATAATCTTCACTGGCCATTCCTTTGGTGGAGCAATCGCATCCCTGTGGACACTCTGGACACTAGAGAAACGCCATAAAATTCCTCCATTGTGCATCACATTTGGGTGTCCGTTGGTGGGAGACAAGATATTTGCCAAAGCAATTGAAAGAGAAAAATGGTCTCACTACTTCTGCCATATAGTTTCAAGGAATGACATTGTCCCTAGAATTTGTTTCTCACCTTTCAAGTCATCATTCATCTCCAAAGCCCTGGACGAACTATTGCCCTACTGGTACGATTCCATGAGGAATCGGAAGGCAGAGAATCAGACCAAGGCTGAAAATCAGAGCAAGGTAGAAAATCAGAAGACAGTCCAAGATGGAAGCCATCCACTCTCAAAAGAAAATTCTCAGGAATTTATAAAACAGGTAATCAGTGATGCTTCTCAAGTACTAACACATGAGACTACAGCTCTTGTTGTGGGACCTGCTAATTTGGTAGGAGGTGCTGCGAAAGACCTAATAAAAAGTAGTCCCTACAGGCCATTTGGTTATTATGGAAAACACAGAAACTGCACTGCATATGTTGTATTTTGCTCTGGAAAACAGCAAACTTTTTGGGGCTTGCATTATGGAGCACATAGAGTATGATAAAACAATAAAACACATATCCAAAAGTTCAGGTCTAGCAGCATCATATTCAAAGACTGTCAAGTCTGACAAATCCTCGGCAGATGATGTTAGAATTGATTTGCAGTTGGAAGCAATGGGGATTGGTAATCAGGTAAAACAAGAACTTAAATTCTGTAATTTTGTTTCTGTTTTTATAAGTTTTCTCACTATACTGTGAGTTCAGAAAGGAACAGAGttgtgataaaaataaattaaaataaaaaatcttagCCAAATTAGATTTTCAGATTCCGTTAATTGTAACAATGACTGATTCAAAATGAACACAGCAAACCTACCAACATAAGATGCCAACATAGTCCTATTAGCATCGTTAATGTTCTCATTCCCCCAGACCTAATACTAATTTAATGCCTATTAGCCCCTTCCCACTCACTAGATAGATAGACTGAGAAAACTACAAGAGAGAGAACCACCCTAAATATTGACTATGAAACTATTATATTTACTTCACATTTCCTTTCAAATTAGACCATTGATAGGATTCTTTTATTGACAGACACTACACTCTACAGGCAACCCACATTCACACTCTAAAACAATATGTTGATTGAAAGAGTAGTGAAATATTTGTGAAACATACCTTAAATAGCTCAGATTTTATTTATGAAATGTTCTCTTCATAAGCTTTGGAACATCAATTAGATGAACTAGTCTGAAAGTAAAGATTCTGCCCCAAGTGTCCTTGGACTTATTCCAGCCATATCTCTTCACTTCTCGATTTGTTTCATTCGGAAATGAAAGCCTGTCCAAATTCTTGGTAAAACACATCCCAATATCCTGTTCCTAGTGAATTAATAACATAACACTAACAAAttacatttttgttgttgttgttgtttgaacAGAATACTCAAGCTTGGCTTGGATTAAAGACTATTAAACATGGACCAACAAATTGTAAAGTTGGACGAGATGCAGGAGTTCATGGCCGAGCTGGAATGGTATAAAACAATGTGTGAAGGCAATCAAAGTAACCAGGATAAGGATTTGAATGcaaacaaacaaagttactatGAGTGCTTCAAGACAAACAAAACAGAGAATGATATGAAGGCAAACAAAAACAGGGTCAAACTTGCTGCTTTCTGGGATAGAATAACTGAATTAGTGGAGAAAGAAGAATTGCCAAAGGATCTGCAAACTCAAGATAAGTGGATCAATGCAGGGACTGAATACAGATTGCTTGTAGAGCCTCTTGACATTGCACATTATTATCGCCTTGGTAAGCATGAAGACTCTGGGTCTTATATTGCTCGTGGCAGACCTAGACGTTATAAACTTCTTCAGAAATGGTTGGACGACAAGAAGAAAAAATGTGGAACAGAATCAGTGACACGAACCAAACCACCTATCCTTACACAGAATTCATGTTTTTGGGCTTATGTTGAAGAAGCTATTAATTCCAGCACTGATAAAGAACCAAAAGACTATAAAATGCAACTGGAGAACATGGTGGCTCGCCATGAGATTTCTTCAGAAGATTTATCCAGTAGTACCATCACGAACTGGCAGAATAGCCTATCAAGCAAGGCCGGCTGAAATTTTCCAAGACCACCTAACAATTTGAAAATTGCACTCTGGAAGAAATGGATTGATATGGTGTATACAATTACAATATAGACCGCAGGCTAGAGTATCAGAGATTTTCTATCGCCTAATATCAGGAAAGAGAGTATATTGGATATAGTGGCTATATGTATAGGATCATCAATGTGTGTTTATTACCAAGCAGTTTGTTGTGTTTTTATTACAATGTAAATGATTTGGGAAATAAAAGTATGGTTCACATTTCTTATACTATAACTGAAGTGGTTGCAGTTCAGTAATGGAGGGAGTTTGTTCATATAAAGCCCAACAGGGTTCCATGCTTGCTGTGTGCCTTGTGGCCTGGTTTCTCACCCGGTTACGGCCTGTAGACTTGATGCACATGGTAAGCTTTTTGTTTAATATAGTTTTATGATGAGGTGGTACTATTGAATATTATAATCACATCTTATTTCTATGTCTAAATCATTTAAAACATTTAGTAATGGTCATGGACATCTTATAATCATTCAAACTTA from Cryptomeria japonica chromosome 3, Sugi_1.0, whole genome shotgun sequence harbors:
- the LOC131033395 gene encoding protein EDS1, which gives rise to MEASKICNAKAEENITYFVGTDLISEAWNACQNAYKSRDFYKIEYKNVLIIAFSGAPNSRDYVTDNDFDECDINYNFNDEFNCLVDGDSENPKPAMVRKAFLDRFLCMLRSSNLKTKILEFQKDIVEKKTIIFTGHSFGGAIASLWTLWTLEKRHKIPPLCITFGCPLVGDKIFAKAIEREKWSHYFCHIVSRNDIVPRICFSPFKSSFISKALDELLPYWYDSMRNRKAENQTKAENQSKVENQKTVQDGSHPLSKENSQEFIKQVISDASQVLTHETTALVVGPANLVGGAAKDLIKSSPYRPFGYYGKHRNCTAYVVFCSGKQQTFWGLHYGAHRV